The proteins below are encoded in one region of Bombus terrestris chromosome 7, iyBomTerr1.2, whole genome shotgun sequence:
- the LOC100652161 gene encoding ADP,ATP carrier protein 2: MSGLADPVAFAKDFLAGGVAAAISKTAVAPIERVKLLLQVQHISKQIAEDQRYKGMIDCFVRIPKEQGFLSYWRGNFANVIRYFPTQALNFAFKDKYKQVFLGGVDKNTQFMRYFVGNLASGGAAGATSLCFVYPLDFARTRLAADVGKAGGEREFSGLGNCLTKIFKTDGIGGLYRGFGVSVQGIIIYRAAYFGFYDTARGMLPDPKKTPFLVSWGIAQVVTTVAGIVSYPFDTVRRRMMMQSGRAKSDMLYKNTLHCWATIYKSEGGGAFFKGAFSNVLRGTGGALVLVLYDEIKNLL; encoded by the exons ATGTCTGGTCTTGCGGATCCAGTGGCATTCGCCAAGGATTTCTTGGCTGGTGGTGTAGCCGCCGCTATCTCGAAAACGGCGGTTGCTCCCATCGAACGTGTGAAGCTATTGCTGCAGGTACAGCATATCTCCAAGCAAATTGCTGAAGACCAGCGTTACAAAG GTATGATTGACTGCTTTGTGCGCATTCCAAAAGAACAAGGATTCCTCAGTTATTGGCGTGGTAACTTTGCCAATGTTATCAGATATTTTCCCACACAAGCTTTGAACTTTGCCTTCAAAGACAAGTACAAGCAGGTTTTCCTTGGTGGTGTTGACAAAAACACACAGTTTATGCGTTACTTTGTTGGAAATTTGGCCTCTGGTGGTGCTGCTGGTGCTACATCTCTGTGCTTTGTCTATCCTCTTGACTTTGCCAGAACTAG GTTGGCTGCTGATGTAGGCAAAGCTGGAGGTGAACGTGAATTCTCAGGTCTTGGTAACTGTCTGACTAAGATCTTCAAGACTGACGGTATTGGTGGTCTCTATCGTGGCTTCGGTGTATCCGTCCAGGGTATCATCATCTATCGTGCTGCCTACTTTGGTTTCTATGATACCGCCCGTGGTATGCTGCCTGATCCCAAAAAGACACCATTCCTTGTTTCATGGGGTATTGCTCAG GTTGTCACAACTGTTGCGGGTATTGTATCTTATCCATTTGACACAGTACGTAGGCGTATGATGATGCAGTCTGGTCGCGCAAAATCCGATATGTTATACAAGAATACCCTTCACTGTTGGGCCACTATCTACAAGTCAGAAGGTGGTGGTGCTTTCTTCAAAGGAGCATTCTCCAACGTTCTTCGTGGTACAGGTGGTGCGCTTGTGTTGGTACTTTATGATGAAATTAAGAATCTCCTTTAA
- the LOC100642368 gene encoding neuropeptides capa receptor isoform X2 encodes MVHVQRDLVELDLTENILRSVQLYYTPILVYFGSLGNCLSVIVFFGTKLCQYSSSIYLGALAISDTGFLVSVFVVWLNMVEVGLFNKPGFCQFFIYLTTLCSFMSIWLVVAFTIERFIAVEYPLYRQSMCTVARAKLAVAILTILGLILCSPVLWFSAPRLESNEKGNVTECHLAEGLESWAIVYNVIDTVLTFAIPFTVIIILNVLIARAIYRHIKIRKSLTNEPRIVKERQPYAQSFRNNLAQTKITKMLLVVSSVFLCFNLPAYVFRIHAFLHFQEESNAPRSVELAQQVCNLLFNTNFGINFILFCATGQNFRRAIRCMFLKRFRRRNVTMTQVSNQGKQNGSNFVRSTAGATRQHAIVFTEPWEEFHELNTEMNEQL; translated from the exons ATGGTACACGTGCAAAGAGACCTCGTGGAGCTCGACTTAACGGAAAACATATTACGTAGCGTCCAATTATATTACACCCCGATTCTAGTCTACTTTGGTTCACTGGGAAATTGCCTTTCGGTAATCGTGTTTTTTGGAACGAAACTCTGCCAGTATTCTTCGAGCATTTACCTCGGTGCATTAGCCATAAGCGATACCGGTTTTCTGGTATCCGTTTTCGTAGTTTGGCTAAATATGGTAGAGGTTGGTTTGTTCAATAAGCCAGGTTTCTGCCAATTTTTCATCTACTTAACGACTCTTTGCAGTTTCATGAGCATTTGGCTCGTGGTGGCATTCACCATCGAGAGGTTTATTGCCGTGGAATATCCACTGTATCGTCAGTCAATGTGTACAGTGGCTAGAGCAAAATTGGCAGTCGCTATATTGACCATATTAGGACTTATACTGTGTAGTCCGGTTTTATGGTTTTCAGCGCCGCGATTAGAGTCTaatgaaaaaggaaatgtaACCGAGTGCCATTTGGCGGAAGGACTGGAATCTTGGGCGATTGTTTACAATGTGATTGACACGGTATTAACGTTTGCTATACCGTTCACGGTGATCATTATCCTGAACGTGCTGATTGCACGAGCTATTTATAGacatattaaaattagaaaatctcTAACCAACGAACCGCGTATCGTGAAAGAGAGACAACCATACGCTCAAAGTTTCCGGAACAATTTGGCGCAGACCAAGATCACCAAGATGTTGCTCGTTGTCTCTAGCGTTTTCCTCTGTTTCAATCTACCTGCGTATGTTTTCAGAATTCACGCTTTTTTACAT TTTCAGGAGGAAAGCAACGCACCCAGATCAGTGGAATTGGCGCAACaagtttgtaatttattattcaataccaactttggaattaattttatcttgttCTGCGCAACAGGACAAAATTTTCGAAGAGCGATACGCTGCATGTTTTTGAAACGGTTCCGTAGAAGAAATGTGACTATGACTCAAGTGTCGAATCAAGGAAAGCAAAATG GGTCAAATTTTGTACGATCTACTGCGGGAGCAACGCGTCAACATGCGATTGTATTTACGGAACCATGGGAAGAATTTCATGAATTAAAT ACTGAAATGAACGAGCAATTATAA
- the LOC100642368 gene encoding thyrotropin-releasing hormone receptor isoform X3 — translation MVHVQRDLVELDLTENILRSVQLYYTPILVYFGSLGNCLSVIVFFGTKLCQYSSSIYLGALAISDTGFLVSVFVVWLNMVEVGLFNKPGFCQFFIYLTTLCSFMSIWLVVAFTIERFIAVEYPLYRQSMCTVARAKLAVAILTILGLILCSPVLWFSAPRLESNEKGNVTECHLAEGLESWAIVYNVIDTVLTFAIPFTVIIILNVLIARAIYRHIKIRKSLTNEPRIVKERQPYAQSFRNNLAQTKITKMLLVVSSVFLCFNLPAYVFRIHAFLHEESNAPRSVELAQQVCNLLFNTNFGINFILFCATGQNFRRAIRCMFLKRFRRRNVTMTQVSNQGKQNGSNFVRSTAGATRQHAIVFTEPWEEFHELNKTEMNEQL, via the exons ATGGTACACGTGCAAAGAGACCTCGTGGAGCTCGACTTAACGGAAAACATATTACGTAGCGTCCAATTATATTACACCCCGATTCTAGTCTACTTTGGTTCACTGGGAAATTGCCTTTCGGTAATCGTGTTTTTTGGAACGAAACTCTGCCAGTATTCTTCGAGCATTTACCTCGGTGCATTAGCCATAAGCGATACCGGTTTTCTGGTATCCGTTTTCGTAGTTTGGCTAAATATGGTAGAGGTTGGTTTGTTCAATAAGCCAGGTTTCTGCCAATTTTTCATCTACTTAACGACTCTTTGCAGTTTCATGAGCATTTGGCTCGTGGTGGCATTCACCATCGAGAGGTTTATTGCCGTGGAATATCCACTGTATCGTCAGTCAATGTGTACAGTGGCTAGAGCAAAATTGGCAGTCGCTATATTGACCATATTAGGACTTATACTGTGTAGTCCGGTTTTATGGTTTTCAGCGCCGCGATTAGAGTCTaatgaaaaaggaaatgtaACCGAGTGCCATTTGGCGGAAGGACTGGAATCTTGGGCGATTGTTTACAATGTGATTGACACGGTATTAACGTTTGCTATACCGTTCACGGTGATCATTATCCTGAACGTGCTGATTGCACGAGCTATTTATAGacatattaaaattagaaaatctcTAACCAACGAACCGCGTATCGTGAAAGAGAGACAACCATACGCTCAAAGTTTCCGGAACAATTTGGCGCAGACCAAGATCACCAAGATGTTGCTCGTTGTCTCTAGCGTTTTCCTCTGTTTCAATCTACCTGCGTATGTTTTCAGAATTCACGCTTTTTTACAT GAGGAAAGCAACGCACCCAGATCAGTGGAATTGGCGCAACaagtttgtaatttattattcaataccaactttggaattaattttatcttgttCTGCGCAACAGGACAAAATTTTCGAAGAGCGATACGCTGCATGTTTTTGAAACGGTTCCGTAGAAGAAATGTGACTATGACTCAAGTGTCGAATCAAGGAAAGCAAAATG GGTCAAATTTTGTACGATCTACTGCGGGAGCAACGCGTCAACATGCGATTGTATTTACGGAACCATGGGAAGAATTTCATGAATTAAAT AAGACTGAAATGAACGAGCAATTATAA
- the LOC100642368 gene encoding neuropeptides capa receptor isoform X1 — MVHVQRDLVELDLTENILRSVQLYYTPILVYFGSLGNCLSVIVFFGTKLCQYSSSIYLGALAISDTGFLVSVFVVWLNMVEVGLFNKPGFCQFFIYLTTLCSFMSIWLVVAFTIERFIAVEYPLYRQSMCTVARAKLAVAILTILGLILCSPVLWFSAPRLESNEKGNVTECHLAEGLESWAIVYNVIDTVLTFAIPFTVIIILNVLIARAIYRHIKIRKSLTNEPRIVKERQPYAQSFRNNLAQTKITKMLLVVSSVFLCFNLPAYVFRIHAFLHFQEESNAPRSVELAQQVCNLLFNTNFGINFILFCATGQNFRRAIRCMFLKRFRRRNVTMTQVSNQGKQNGSNFVRSTAGATRQHAIVFTEPWEEFHELNKTEMNEQL, encoded by the exons ATGGTACACGTGCAAAGAGACCTCGTGGAGCTCGACTTAACGGAAAACATATTACGTAGCGTCCAATTATATTACACCCCGATTCTAGTCTACTTTGGTTCACTGGGAAATTGCCTTTCGGTAATCGTGTTTTTTGGAACGAAACTCTGCCAGTATTCTTCGAGCATTTACCTCGGTGCATTAGCCATAAGCGATACCGGTTTTCTGGTATCCGTTTTCGTAGTTTGGCTAAATATGGTAGAGGTTGGTTTGTTCAATAAGCCAGGTTTCTGCCAATTTTTCATCTACTTAACGACTCTTTGCAGTTTCATGAGCATTTGGCTCGTGGTGGCATTCACCATCGAGAGGTTTATTGCCGTGGAATATCCACTGTATCGTCAGTCAATGTGTACAGTGGCTAGAGCAAAATTGGCAGTCGCTATATTGACCATATTAGGACTTATACTGTGTAGTCCGGTTTTATGGTTTTCAGCGCCGCGATTAGAGTCTaatgaaaaaggaaatgtaACCGAGTGCCATTTGGCGGAAGGACTGGAATCTTGGGCGATTGTTTACAATGTGATTGACACGGTATTAACGTTTGCTATACCGTTCACGGTGATCATTATCCTGAACGTGCTGATTGCACGAGCTATTTATAGacatattaaaattagaaaatctcTAACCAACGAACCGCGTATCGTGAAAGAGAGACAACCATACGCTCAAAGTTTCCGGAACAATTTGGCGCAGACCAAGATCACCAAGATGTTGCTCGTTGTCTCTAGCGTTTTCCTCTGTTTCAATCTACCTGCGTATGTTTTCAGAATTCACGCTTTTTTACAT TTTCAGGAGGAAAGCAACGCACCCAGATCAGTGGAATTGGCGCAACaagtttgtaatttattattcaataccaactttggaattaattttatcttgttCTGCGCAACAGGACAAAATTTTCGAAGAGCGATACGCTGCATGTTTTTGAAACGGTTCCGTAGAAGAAATGTGACTATGACTCAAGTGTCGAATCAAGGAAAGCAAAATG GGTCAAATTTTGTACGATCTACTGCGGGAGCAACGCGTCAACATGCGATTGTATTTACGGAACCATGGGAAGAATTTCATGAATTAAAT AAGACTGAAATGAACGAGCAATTATAA